GTATAATCGAATGTAAAAAGATAGTGGATGCTTTACTGAAGTAAGTACATTAGAAAGAGTGAATAAAATAATGAATAAATTAGATTTGCGCGTTGTACGTACAAGAAAGTTATTGTTGAATGGGTTATATGAACTTTTAGAGGAGAAAGAGTTTTCTAAGCTTACCATCGACCAGATATGTGACCGTTCTATGGTTCACCGTACAACGTTTTACAAACATTTTCACGATAAATATGCGTTATTAGAATTAATGTTGAATAATCTAAGTGAAAAATATTTTTCTTATGAATTTAAAGAACGTATTAATCATCCGTTCAGAGTGACAGAAAAAGGATTTGAAGGGGCTAAGGATTTTCATCGTATCTTAGAAAAGCAGAAAGAAGATAAAGAGTTCAACGATTTAATGTTTTCACAATTCATCAAGTTATTACAAAAAGACATCCAAGAAAATATTGATCAAATAGATAAAGATCCTGCCATACCAGATGCTTTGGTGTTCTATCTTTATGGTGGAGCGATCAAAGGATTTTCTAATTGGATAGAAAATAGTAGTGCTAAAATATCAGCAGAAGAAGCTGATAC
Above is a genomic segment from Staphylococcus piscifermentans containing:
- a CDS encoding TetR family transcriptional regulator produces the protein MNKLDLRVVRTRKLLLNGLYELLEEKEFSKLTIDQICDRSMVHRTTFYKHFHDKYALLELMLNNLSEKYFSYEFKERINHPFRVTEKGFEGAKDFHRILEKQKEDKEFNDLMFSQFIKLLQKDIQENIDQIDKDPAIPDALVFYLYGGAIKGFSNWIENSSAKISAEEADTLFHKMVNIKAKE